One genomic segment of Pedobacter endophyticus includes these proteins:
- a CDS encoding Sec-independent protein translocase subunit TatA/TatB, with protein MLNTTTAAILGGPEMIILVIAIVLLFGGKKIPELMKGLGKGIKEFKNGQEGIDDTPVQKEVKVQP; from the coding sequence ATGTTAAACACAACAACTGCAGCTATACTTGGCGGACCGGAGATGATCATTCTTGTGATCGCTATTGTGCTATTATTTGGCGGGAAGAAAATTCCGGAATTGATGAAAGGACTTGGTAAGGGAATTAAGGAATTTAAGAACGGACAGGAAGGAATAGACGATACTCCGGTTCAAAAAGAAGTAAAGGTACAGCCGTAG